One part of the Bradyrhizobium sp. CB1650 genome encodes these proteins:
- a CDS encoding HAMP domain-containing sensor histidine kinase: protein MSGRATIASIKPWRAAAALLCLSLLFAVCILPEPAAAAEPNAPTRSEPKRVLVLHSFGREFRPWSEYARSIKAELERQSPWPLDIQEHALLAARFNNPGPEAPFVEYLGSLYHGAPPDIVLSIGAPAARFVQGYRGKLFPDTPMVLTVVEQRLVNRLDLIENDVVVAVRNDFMAAFNNILQVLPETRTVAVVVGASPLERFWIDEVKRELKPLDGRLDLVWYSDLSFEEILKRASNLPPHTVLFWGLMSVDAAGIVHEGDIALRSLHAVANRPIFSYQEPFFGGSTVGGPMHSLAETSSKTVGAAIRILSGEKPATIKYEPIGFGPPKYDWREMKRWGISESDLPPGSEILFREPALWESYRWQMLLIMAVIVVQAGLISGLLHERHRRQIAEVESRQRLAELVHVNRYSAVGELTTSIAHELNQPLGSILTNTETAELMLQGVSPDLDEIRQILADIRRDDQRASEVIRRLRSVLKKAPFEIRDIELNDTVRDVIGFVAAVAEGRRVALTYVPAIADLHVKGDPVQLQQVILNLIINAMDAVSDADMKKREVSVSTERAGNQAEIRVVDTGPGIATSDLANVFNPFFTTKPQGMGMGLAIAKTIVEAHHGTIAATTPASGGALFTIRLPIIR, encoded by the coding sequence ATGAGCGGGCGCGCGACCATTGCGTCGATCAAGCCGTGGCGAGCCGCGGCGGCGCTGCTGTGTCTCAGTCTCTTATTCGCTGTGTGCATCTTGCCCGAGCCCGCGGCCGCCGCCGAGCCGAACGCCCCCACGCGAAGCGAGCCCAAGCGCGTATTGGTGCTGCATTCTTTCGGCCGCGAATTCCGGCCATGGAGCGAATATGCGCGCAGCATCAAGGCCGAACTCGAGCGGCAGTCGCCCTGGCCGCTCGACATTCAGGAGCATGCGCTCCTGGCCGCGCGCTTCAACAATCCGGGACCGGAAGCGCCCTTCGTCGAATATCTCGGATCACTCTATCATGGAGCGCCGCCCGATATCGTGCTGAGCATCGGCGCGCCCGCGGCACGGTTCGTGCAAGGGTACCGGGGCAAGCTCTTTCCGGACACGCCGATGGTGCTGACCGTGGTCGAGCAGCGGCTCGTGAATCGGCTCGATCTCATCGAGAACGACGTCGTCGTAGCAGTCCGCAACGATTTCATGGCTGCCTTCAACAACATCCTCCAGGTTCTGCCCGAGACCAGGACGGTCGCCGTCGTGGTCGGTGCCTCACCGCTCGAAAGGTTCTGGATCGACGAGGTGAAGCGAGAGCTGAAGCCTCTAGACGGCCGGCTTGACCTCGTCTGGTACTCTGATCTGTCATTCGAGGAGATCCTGAAACGCGCATCGAATCTTCCGCCGCACACCGTGCTGTTCTGGGGACTGATGTCGGTTGATGCCGCGGGGATCGTCCACGAGGGCGATATCGCCCTGCGCAGTCTGCATGCGGTCGCGAACAGGCCGATCTTCTCCTACCAGGAGCCATTCTTCGGCGGCAGCACCGTCGGAGGGCCTATGCATTCGCTCGCGGAAACCAGTTCAAAGACCGTCGGTGCCGCCATCCGCATTCTCAGCGGCGAGAAGCCCGCCACGATCAAGTACGAGCCGATCGGTTTCGGCCCGCCGAAATATGATTGGCGCGAAATGAAGCGCTGGGGAATCAGCGAAAGCGATTTGCCGCCGGGCAGCGAAATCCTGTTTCGCGAGCCGGCCCTCTGGGAAAGCTACCGATGGCAGATGTTGTTGATCATGGCCGTGATCGTGGTGCAGGCGGGCCTGATCAGCGGATTGCTCCATGAGCGCCACCGTCGCCAGATCGCCGAGGTCGAATCGCGTCAGCGCCTCGCCGAACTCGTCCACGTCAATCGCTACTCGGCCGTCGGCGAGTTGACGACCTCGATCGCGCATGAACTAAACCAACCGCTCGGTTCAATCCTGACCAATACGGAGACCGCGGAGCTGATGCTCCAGGGTGTCTCCCCGGATCTCGACGAGATCAGGCAGATACTCGCCGATATCAGGCGCGACGACCAACGCGCGAGCGAGGTGATCCGCAGGCTGCGCAGCGTGCTGAAGAAGGCTCCGTTCGAGATCCGGGATATCGAGCTCAATGACACGGTACGCGACGTGATCGGCTTCGTAGCCGCCGTCGCCGAAGGGCGCCGGGTCGCATTGACCTATGTGCCCGCCATCGCCGATCTTCACGTCAAGGGCGATCCGGTCCAGCTCCAACAGGTCATTCTCAACCTCATCATCAATGCGATGGACGCGGTCTCGGACGCGGACATGAAGAAGCGTGAGGTCAGCGTCTCGACCGAGCGTGCCGGCAACCAGGCCGAGATCAGGGTCGTCGATACCGGTCCGGGGATCGCGACCTCCGATCTCGCAAATGTCTTCAATCCGTTCTTCACCACCAAGCCGCAGGGCATGGGCATGGGCCTTGCGATCGCCAAGACCATCGTCGAGGCCCATCACGGCACGATCGCAGCGACGACCCCGGCGTCGGGCGGGGCGCTGTTCACGATCAGGTTGCCGATCATCCGCTGA
- a CDS encoding DUF2950 domain-containing protein, giving the protein MIGLKSLRHAALASLVALALPGASQAQEAYKTPEDAAAALATAVKSGPRDILKVLGKAAEDIVSSGDEVADTDARQRFTSMYDAKHGIKAEGNKTATLMLGPDEFPFPIPLVNSKSGWAFDTDEGRKEVLYRRIGRNELDAIQTALAYVDAQNEYAVKDRGEGVGVYAQRIVSTPGKKDGLFWRDDNDPSPLGALAAEASKEGYKAGDAGPAPYHGYYFRILKAQGSDAPGGALNYVVKGKMIGGYGLIAWPAEYGNSGVMTFLVNHAGTVYQKDLGKRTEFIAERTTLFDPDQTWKKVDAAKP; this is encoded by the coding sequence ATGATCGGCCTGAAATCGCTTCGACATGCGGCCCTGGCGAGCCTCGTGGCGCTGGCGCTGCCCGGGGCGTCACAGGCACAGGAGGCCTACAAGACGCCGGAGGACGCGGCCGCTGCGCTCGCGACCGCAGTCAAGAGCGGCCCCCGCGACATCCTGAAGGTGCTCGGCAAAGCCGCCGAAGACATCGTCTCCTCCGGAGATGAAGTCGCCGACACGGACGCGCGCCAGCGCTTCACGTCGATGTATGACGCCAAGCACGGGATCAAGGCGGAAGGCAACAAGACGGCGACGCTGATGCTGGGACCGGACGAATTCCCGTTCCCGATTCCGCTGGTGAACAGCAAGAGCGGCTGGGCGTTCGATACCGACGAGGGGCGGAAAGAAGTGCTGTATCGGCGGATCGGCCGCAACGAGCTGGATGCGATCCAGACCGCGCTCGCTTATGTCGATGCGCAGAACGAATATGCCGTGAAGGATCGCGGCGAAGGCGTGGGCGTCTACGCCCAGCGCATCGTCTCCACGCCCGGCAAGAAGGATGGCCTGTTCTGGCGCGACGACAACGATCCGAGCCCGCTCGGCGCGCTGGCGGCCGAAGCGTCGAAGGAGGGTTACAAGGCGGGCGATGCGGGGCCGGCGCCGTATCACGGCTATTACTTCCGTATCCTGAAGGCGCAGGGGTCCGACGCCCCCGGCGGCGCGCTCAACTATGTCGTCAAGGGCAAGATGATCGGCGGCTATGGACTGATTGCGTGGCCCGCGGAATACGGTAACTCCGGCGTCATGACCTTCCTGGTCAATCATGCCGGCACCGTGTACCAGAAGGATTTGGGCAAGCGGACCGAGTTCATCGCAGAGCGTACGACGCTGTTCGATCCGGATCAGACCTGGAAGAAAGTCGATGCCGCAAAGCCATGA
- a CDS encoding NADH:flavin oxidoreductase, giving the protein MTQVSDRSFLHEDNAALIFSPLKFRRLEVKNRLFRSNLSGMFDEYNGYGGHTRINWEEKFAKGGVGCIISSYTPVSVRGRILIRYAMIDHDDKIPFWRAVGKRVHEHDCKFIMQLSHSGRQQDMGGVENLFKKALSSTSQKDFFHGILAQAMTVAEIRETVELFAQGARRAREAGLDGVELHGANGYLITQFLSSGINDRTDDYGGPVENRARFVLEIVRAIRREVGPDFHLQMKINGVDHNDWLYPWKKKGNTLEDTLTICKMLLDDGKGVDAFHISSGSTFPHPRNPPGDISVQDLVRWYCGMLPSGVRTRFNYAIFNSPVGGPLFRWLWRLRRGKVIEGINAGYSRYLRDEITKIDPGIKFICTGGFQHAANIAGVIRDGLCDGVSIGRPLIANENLPQILRTANGPVKQKECTYCNKCLLNDLANPLGCYEVSRYDGDTFDEKRDNMIESVMSVFQPPLF; this is encoded by the coding sequence ATGACGCAGGTTTCGGATCGATCATTTTTACACGAAGACAACGCCGCGCTCATCTTCTCGCCGCTGAAATTTCGGCGCCTCGAAGTCAAGAACCGCCTGTTCCGCTCAAATCTCTCGGGCATGTTTGACGAGTACAACGGCTATGGCGGGCATACGCGGATAAACTGGGAGGAGAAGTTCGCCAAGGGCGGCGTCGGCTGCATCATCTCGTCCTACACCCCCGTCTCGGTGCGGGGGCGGATCCTGATCCGTTACGCCATGATCGATCACGACGACAAGATTCCGTTCTGGCGTGCGGTCGGCAAACGGGTCCACGAGCATGATTGCAAGTTCATCATGCAGCTCAGCCATTCAGGGCGGCAGCAGGACATGGGCGGCGTCGAGAACCTCTTCAAGAAGGCGCTGAGTTCGACGAGTCAGAAGGACTTCTTTCACGGGATATTGGCGCAAGCCATGACCGTTGCCGAGATCCGCGAGACCGTCGAGCTCTTCGCGCAGGGAGCGCGACGCGCCAGGGAGGCCGGTCTCGACGGGGTCGAACTGCACGGCGCAAACGGCTATCTCATCACCCAGTTCCTGAGCTCGGGGATCAACGATCGGACCGACGACTATGGCGGGCCCGTGGAGAACAGGGCACGGTTCGTTCTGGAGATCGTACGCGCGATCCGCCGCGAGGTCGGACCGGATTTTCATCTCCAGATGAAGATCAACGGCGTCGACCACAACGACTGGCTCTATCCCTGGAAAAAGAAGGGCAACACCCTCGAGGATACGCTGACGATCTGCAAGATGTTGCTCGACGACGGCAAGGGCGTGGACGCCTTTCACATCTCGAGCGGCTCGACGTTTCCCCATCCGCGCAATCCACCGGGCGACATCTCGGTGCAGGATCTGGTGCGCTGGTATTGCGGCATGCTGCCCTCGGGCGTCCGCACGCGCTTCAACTACGCGATCTTCAACAGTCCGGTCGGCGGGCCGCTGTTCCGGTGGCTGTGGCGCCTGCGGCGCGGCAAGGTCATCGAGGGGATCAATGCCGGCTACAGCAGATATCTGCGCGACGAGATCACGAAGATCGATCCGGGCATCAAGTTCATCTGTACCGGCGGCTTTCAGCACGCCGCCAACATCGCCGGCGTCATCAGGGACGGCTTGTGCGACGGCGTCAGCATCGGGCGGCCACTGATCGCCAACGAAAACCTGCCGCAGATCCTGCGCACCGCGAATGGTCCGGTCAAACAGAAGGAATGCACCTACTGCAACAAGTGCCTGCTTAACGATCTCGCCAATCCACTCGGTTGCTACGAGGTGTCCCGCTACGACGGCGATACCTTCGATGAGAAGCGGGACAACATGATCGAGAGCGTCATGTCGGTCTTCCAGCCGCCGCTCTTCTGA
- a CDS encoding cytochrome c: MNYDPPTPVERVLARYRWIRFLVILLLLLLAVYYLVFVNQYVVAYKDAREHFKYGSIGSEPNNGIPILVFKALAVMYRDELGPTGYRRFGLLYETEQSELPVGMSKRIVSGVERVWLNCAVCHVGTYRINPADKPTLILGAPSNNLRLYDLLRFFLKVGADPKFNADALIAAIDSPEVGGHLNFIDRAIYRYIVFPRVQAAFLHLSQQFAFLGRQGDGGGNGHPAYHPYYDWGPGRVDTFNPYKAIQFNFPMNAARISLTELNGSSDFPSIWAQHPRDGMHLHWDGNNTSVDERNLSAALGAGVTPVSVDIAAIKRVRAWIWELPPPAFPDPRSIDQARADRGRELFADHCAACHGMSRSGKYSYDTNRFPRLGQIESLKQIGTDSGRWQSYTQDFAAAQNTLYAGYPWRFSHFSKTGGYANQPLDGIWARSPYLHNGSVPTLRDLLEPANGRPAKWYRGSDVLDVAKVGYRYDGYGAAPEDLFLYDTGIPGNSNVGHEGRVYGTELPAADKDALVEYMKTL; this comes from the coding sequence ATGAACTACGATCCGCCTACCCCGGTCGAACGCGTTCTGGCCCGCTATCGGTGGATTCGCTTCCTCGTCATTCTGCTGTTGCTGCTGCTCGCCGTCTACTACCTGGTCTTCGTGAATCAGTACGTTGTCGCCTACAAGGACGCCCGGGAGCATTTCAAATACGGGTCGATCGGCAGCGAACCGAACAACGGGATTCCCATCCTGGTGTTCAAGGCGCTCGCGGTCATGTACCGCGACGAACTCGGGCCGACCGGTTACCGCCGGTTTGGGTTGCTCTACGAAACCGAGCAGTCCGAGCTGCCGGTCGGCATGTCGAAACGGATCGTCTCCGGCGTCGAGCGTGTCTGGCTCAATTGCGCCGTTTGCCACGTCGGCACCTACAGGATCAATCCGGCGGACAAGCCGACCCTGATTCTCGGCGCGCCCTCGAACAATCTTCGTCTTTATGATCTGCTGAGATTCTTCCTCAAGGTCGGCGCCGATCCAAAGTTCAATGCCGACGCCCTGATCGCGGCCATCGACAGTCCCGAGGTCGGCGGACACCTGAATTTCATTGATCGGGCGATTTACCGGTACATCGTGTTTCCGCGCGTGCAGGCGGCATTCCTGCACCTCTCGCAGCAATTTGCGTTCCTCGGCAGGCAGGGTGACGGTGGAGGCAACGGGCACCCCGCATACCATCCCTATTACGATTGGGGCCCGGGGCGGGTCGATACCTTCAATCCCTACAAGGCGATCCAGTTCAACTTCCCGATGAACGCCGCACGCATTTCGCTGACGGAGCTGAACGGCTCATCTGATTTCCCCTCGATCTGGGCGCAGCACCCGCGCGACGGGATGCATCTGCACTGGGACGGCAACAACACCTCCGTTGACGAGCGCAATCTGAGTGCCGCGCTCGGCGCCGGTGTTACGCCGGTGAGCGTCGACATTGCCGCGATCAAGCGGGTTCGCGCCTGGATATGGGAGCTGCCGCCGCCGGCATTTCCGGACCCCAGGTCGATCGACCAGGCGAGGGCTGATCGCGGTCGCGAACTCTTTGCAGACCATTGCGCGGCGTGCCACGGCATGAGCCGGTCGGGAAAGTACAGCTACGATACCAACCGATTCCCGCGCCTCGGCCAAATCGAGAGCCTGAAGCAGATCGGCACGGATTCCGGGCGCTGGCAGTCCTACACGCAGGACTTTGCGGCCGCGCAGAACACGCTCTATGCCGGCTATCCCTGGCGCTTCAGCCATTTCAGCAAGACCGGCGGCTATGCCAATCAGCCGCTCGACGGCATCTGGGCGCGTTCGCCCTATCTCCATAACGGCTCGGTGCCGACGCTGCGCGATTTGCTCGAGCCCGCCAATGGCCGCCCGGCGAAATGGTACCGCGGCAGCGATGTCCTCGACGTCGCCAAGGTCGGCTACCGCTACGACGGATATGGGGCGGCGCCGGAGGACTTGTTTCTCTACGACACCGGCATCCCCGGCAATTCGAACGTCGGACACGAGGGCAGGGTCTACGGCACCGAACTTCCCGCGGCCGATAAGGATGCTCTAGTGGAATATATGAAGACGCTATGA
- a CDS encoding cytochrome c, with amino-acid sequence MIRIISIVLAILLALIAIVVPLAWFVLLRPVAQPATNDPLRVFDHGSIGNENAQGIPYWIWRVLPTLFPDYLPGNQDGYGSIGVYWIAGEELPVGFSKKTLGVIPRVAPNCAFCHQGSYRLHADDPATFVPAGAGTRINVQGFLRFLTAIGRDNDRFTADNVMTAITAIYDMPLGERLLYRYLLIPAVRKGFAEQATRFAWMDARLDCSLVGGTADAHSRTSLRPDWGPGRIDPFNPAKFFNLKLPDDCTIGNSDIMPLWHLDGLTDPSRDYSLHWDGLSTSLRETAISGAIGDGMDYQGYAGAKAALDTIMDFVRLQRPPPSPFSAERGEDDPYHVDAVQVAKGKAVYADRCAACHEPGGSRYRTVISATELGTDRHRIDMWTEAAKERYSSYREGGYDWGFRAFHKTNGYTAGELSGLWLRGPYLHNGSVPTLRDLLSPPSERPKTFYRGYDLVDASNGGFVSQAGTVAARFGTLYDTSLPGNANGGHAYGTDLPATEKDALLAFLKTL; translated from the coding sequence ATGATCAGGATCATCTCCATCGTCCTGGCGATCCTGCTCGCGCTCATCGCGATCGTAGTCCCGCTCGCCTGGTTCGTGCTGTTGCGTCCCGTCGCGCAGCCCGCCACCAACGATCCGCTGCGGGTCTTCGACCACGGCTCCATCGGCAACGAGAACGCCCAGGGGATTCCCTATTGGATCTGGCGAGTGCTGCCGACGTTGTTTCCCGACTATCTGCCGGGCAATCAGGATGGCTATGGATCGATCGGCGTCTATTGGATCGCCGGCGAGGAGCTGCCCGTCGGATTCTCCAAGAAGACTCTCGGGGTCATTCCGCGGGTCGCGCCGAACTGCGCATTTTGCCATCAGGGCAGCTATCGTCTGCATGCCGATGATCCCGCCACCTTTGTCCCTGCAGGAGCCGGGACGCGGATCAATGTCCAGGGCTTCCTGCGCTTCCTGACCGCGATCGGCCGGGACAACGATCGGTTCACCGCCGACAATGTCATGACTGCGATCACGGCGATCTACGACATGCCGCTCGGCGAGCGCCTGCTGTATCGCTACTTGCTGATTCCGGCGGTGCGCAAAGGCTTCGCGGAGCAGGCCACGCGATTCGCCTGGATGGATGCGCGGCTCGATTGTTCGCTCGTTGGCGGCACGGCCGACGCCCACTCGCGAACGTCGCTGCGCCCGGACTGGGGGCCGGGCAGGATTGATCCGTTCAATCCAGCCAAGTTCTTCAACCTGAAGCTGCCCGATGATTGCACGATCGGCAATTCCGACATCATGCCGCTCTGGCATCTCGACGGGCTGACTGATCCCAGCCGCGACTATTCGCTGCACTGGGACGGGCTCAGCACCAGCCTGAGAGAGACCGCAATCTCGGGTGCGATCGGTGACGGCATGGACTATCAGGGCTATGCCGGCGCCAAGGCGGCGCTGGACACGATCATGGACTTCGTCCGATTGCAGAGACCGCCGCCCTCGCCATTCTCCGCCGAGCGCGGTGAAGATGATCCCTATCACGTCGATGCGGTGCAGGTGGCGAAGGGGAAGGCGGTCTATGCGGATCGCTGCGCGGCCTGTCACGAGCCGGGCGGATCACGCTACCGCACCGTGATTTCGGCGACAGAGCTCGGCACCGACCGTCATCGCATCGACATGTGGACCGAAGCCGCGAAGGAGCGCTACTCCAGTTATCGGGAAGGCGGCTACGATTGGGGTTTTCGCGCCTTCCACAAGACCAATGGCTACACCGCAGGCGAACTGAGCGGACTGTGGCTGCGCGGCCCCTATCTGCACAACGGTTCGGTGCCCACGCTGCGCGATCTCCTGTCGCCGCCGTCCGAGCGGCCCAAGACGTTCTACCGCGGCTACGACCTCGTCGACGCCTCGAATGGCGGCTTCGTCAGCCAGGCGGGAACGGTGGCCGCGCGGTTTGGCACGCTCTACGACACGTCGCTACCCGGAAATGCCAATGGCGGACACGCTTACGGCACCGATCTGCCCGCGACCGAGAAGGATGCGCTTTTAGCTTTCCTGAAGACGTTGTGA
- a CDS encoding c-type cytochrome: MRRIAIRIFKWAVVSLAVLSVLLVVGAILLFRAIVEPESEKFGTRPDEAKQANRPRQSLRAVAKPCSEVPADCSYFAEMDKGLLVKPADGASYPKEVMEVAALTKLPPEQVRVSASLGQTAWMIWTGGNDRFWDFAASNTTGAFDLLKTVSSYKDATGKGMAYGRRNRWSWLGLVNEPCFSEATEGDASRFGLWLDRRDPNCAPDPFADPDKYPGVRVGARDKTVPLGSYYGEPTGVVGLRLFPNPDFDENAQKAWNAERYYTDPSYYNNAKLIRPYRVGMSCAFCHVGPSAINPPADPEKPKWENLASNPGAQYYWVNRVFFWNTRPRDKGNAPAPNEGNFLYQLFHTNPPGSLDTSLVSTDYMNNPRTMNAVYSVIPRLKLSLERGAEHLSGGELDNKQLQDYPQTAALPQFWDPASGTSHTMRVLKDGADAVGTLGALNRVYLNIGTFSEEWLLHFRPFLGGRKITPIRISDAEKQSIYWQATEDRTADMAVFFLVTARPDRLEDAPGGKAFLEPLDSDKVKRGKVVFAENCAACHSSDVPRAPANSGIEDGICAGGGNGPNYRQCWDRYWAWAQSKAFKEAMVKRIVEPDELGRDFLDGNYLSSERRVPVDLLQTNACTPLATNGLAGDIWDNFTSSSYKSLPPVKELTVQHPVSGASMPLRPLGNGRGYLRPPSLISLWSTAPFLSNNSVGHEDDATYRYSYRASTSEGGGGDYTGAASCPAASDDNPYLPCVANRVKVFERSIRQLLTPSTRRLDKHTQIPVPGYIYRTTAPACMLVAKGYMPSWEQRLARPLHWLAPWAIDEEGGIALGPLPKDFPINALTNTKLLPDNDEPGGIGHYWRLAKAMPTLASAFKKMGGKCSPDELADPQTQANSEAAVRDTGLVDALVGLSKCPDYVVNRGHYFGADLPADDKEALVAYLKHF; the protein is encoded by the coding sequence ATGAGACGCATTGCGATACGCATTTTCAAATGGGCGGTCGTTTCGCTGGCGGTGCTGTCGGTGTTGCTCGTCGTAGGTGCTATCCTCCTGTTCCGGGCGATCGTCGAACCGGAGAGCGAAAAATTCGGCACGCGCCCGGACGAAGCGAAGCAGGCCAACCGGCCACGGCAGTCGCTGCGGGCCGTGGCGAAGCCTTGCAGCGAGGTGCCGGCGGATTGCAGCTATTTCGCCGAGATGGACAAAGGCCTTCTTGTGAAGCCGGCCGATGGCGCCTCCTATCCGAAGGAGGTGATGGAGGTCGCCGCCCTGACAAAGCTGCCGCCGGAGCAGGTGCGCGTGAGCGCGAGCCTCGGCCAGACCGCCTGGATGATCTGGACCGGCGGCAATGATCGGTTCTGGGATTTTGCCGCGAGCAATACGACCGGCGCGTTTGATCTGTTGAAGACGGTCTCGTCCTACAAGGACGCGACAGGGAAAGGCATGGCCTACGGACGCCGCAATCGCTGGTCCTGGCTGGGCCTCGTCAACGAACCATGCTTCAGCGAAGCCACGGAGGGCGACGCGTCGCGCTTCGGGCTGTGGCTCGACCGGCGCGATCCGAATTGCGCGCCTGATCCGTTTGCCGATCCGGACAAATATCCGGGCGTGCGGGTCGGCGCGCGCGACAAGACGGTGCCTCTCGGCTCCTATTACGGAGAGCCGACCGGTGTCGTCGGCTTGCGGCTGTTCCCAAATCCGGATTTCGACGAGAACGCGCAGAAGGCGTGGAACGCAGAGCGCTACTACACCGATCCGTCCTATTACAACAACGCCAAGCTGATCCGCCCGTACCGCGTCGGCATGTCCTGCGCGTTCTGCCACGTCGGTCCGAGTGCGATCAATCCGCCGGCCGACCCGGAAAAGCCAAAATGGGAGAACCTCGCCTCGAACCCCGGCGCTCAGTACTATTGGGTCAACCGCGTCTTCTTCTGGAACACCAGGCCGCGCGACAAGGGCAACGCGCCCGCGCCCAACGAAGGAAATTTCCTCTACCAGCTCTTTCACACCAATCCGCCCGGCAGCCTGGACACGTCGCTGGTCTCCACGGACTACATGAACAATCCGCGGACGATGAACGCCGTCTACAGCGTCATCCCGCGTCTGAAATTGAGCCTGGAGCGCGGCGCCGAGCACTTGTCGGGCGGGGAGCTGGATAACAAGCAGCTCCAGGACTATCCGCAGACGGCAGCGCTCCCCCAGTTCTGGGATCCCGCCAGCGGCACGTCGCACACCATGCGGGTGCTGAAGGACGGCGCCGACGCCGTAGGCACCCTCGGCGCGCTCAACCGCGTCTATCTGAACATCGGCACGTTCAGCGAGGAATGGCTGTTGCATTTCCGGCCCTTCCTCGGTGGGCGCAAGATCACGCCGATCAGGATCAGCGATGCGGAGAAGCAATCGATTTACTGGCAAGCGACGGAAGATCGAACGGCGGACATGGCGGTCTTCTTCCTCGTCACCGCGCGTCCCGATCGTCTGGAGGACGCCCCCGGCGGCAAGGCGTTTCTCGAGCCGCTCGATTCCGATAAGGTCAAACGCGGCAAGGTGGTTTTCGCCGAAAATTGCGCCGCCTGCCACTCGAGCGACGTACCCAGGGCCCCCGCGAATTCGGGCATCGAGGACGGCATCTGTGCGGGCGGCGGCAACGGGCCGAACTATCGCCAATGCTGGGACCGCTATTGGGCATGGGCGCAGTCCAAGGCATTCAAGGAGGCGATGGTCAAGCGGATCGTGGAGCCCGATGAGCTCGGCCGCGACTTCCTCGATGGCAATTACCTGTCGTCCGAGCGACGTGTTCCTGTCGACCTCTTGCAGACCAACGCCTGCACGCCGCTCGCCACCAATGGTCTGGCCGGCGACATCTGGGACAATTTCACGTCGTCGTCGTATAAGAGCTTGCCGCCGGTCAAGGAGCTCACCGTCCAGCATCCGGTCTCCGGCGCTTCGATGCCGCTGCGGCCGCTCGGCAATGGGCGTGGCTATCTCCGGCCGCCCTCGCTGATCAGCCTGTGGTCGACGGCCCCGTTCCTGTCGAACAACTCGGTCGGCCACGAGGATGATGCGACATACCGCTACAGCTATCGCGCCTCGACATCTGAGGGCGGCGGTGGTGACTACACCGGCGCGGCAAGCTGCCCGGCGGCGAGCGACGACAATCCCTATCTGCCGTGTGTCGCCAACCGGGTGAAGGTGTTCGAACGATCGATCCGGCAGTTGCTGACCCCCTCCACGCGGCGCTTGGACAAGCACACGCAGATTCCAGTTCCCGGCTACATCTATCGCACGACTGCGCCGGCCTGCATGCTGGTCGCAAAGGGTTACATGCCGTCGTGGGAGCAGCGCCTGGCCCGCCCCCTGCATTGGCTGGCGCCGTGGGCAATCGACGAGGAGGGCGGAATTGCGCTCGGACCGTTGCCGAAGGACTTCCCCATCAATGCGCTGACCAACACGAAATTGCTACCCGATAACGACGAGCCCGGCGGGATCGGCCATTACTGGCGGCTTGCGAAGGCAATGCCGACGCTGGCCAGCGCCTTCAAGAAGATGGGCGGCAAATGCTCGCCGGACGAGCTTGCTGATCCACAAACCCAGGCCAACTCCGAAGCCGCCGTGCGCGACACAGGATTGGTCGACGCGCTGGTCGGGCTGAGCAAATGCCCGGACTACGTCGTCAATCGCGGCCACTATTTCGGGGCCGATCTGCCCGCCGACGATAAGGAAGCGCTCGTGGCCTATCTGAAGCATTTCTGA